A window of Hymenobacter aerilatus contains these coding sequences:
- a CDS encoding membrane-binding protein, giving the protein MLYPAFRRLAGLFLVLGVLLTTSSYAQTSTGQRDVLRDITSVVGLKPRFELQATSEVENAAAVVYNGQRYLLYNPQFVAAVNRAGRTDWAGTSILAHEMGHHLNGHTLTGRGSNPADELEADEFSGFVLRKMGASLAQAQAAMAVVSDEYGSATHPGRTQRLAAISRGWQQSNTQIAASSKVAAPSAAPAVLRPQTTAPAVARNVSSRLSIVGKLTFRDAPDEPFYLTNHLNVVHVEPGTRSAEVVGHITRSDDEDFPLILVDSKQRRLYIDTSGAVYNPNGRLVAMLTDPS; this is encoded by the coding sequence ATGCTCTACCCTGCTTTCCGCCGTCTGGCGGGTCTGTTCCTAGTCCTGGGGGTATTGTTGACCACCAGTTCCTACGCTCAAACGTCTACGGGTCAGCGCGACGTGCTGCGCGATATCACTTCGGTGGTAGGCTTGAAGCCCCGCTTCGAGTTGCAAGCCACGTCGGAGGTTGAGAATGCGGCGGCTGTAGTGTACAACGGCCAGCGCTATTTGTTGTATAATCCGCAGTTTGTGGCGGCCGTGAACCGTGCTGGCCGCACCGACTGGGCTGGCACTAGCATTCTGGCCCACGAGATGGGGCACCACCTCAATGGCCACACCCTCACCGGCCGCGGCTCCAACCCCGCCGACGAGCTGGAAGCCGATGAGTTTTCGGGCTTTGTATTGCGCAAGATGGGCGCCAGCCTGGCCCAAGCCCAGGCCGCTATGGCGGTAGTATCAGACGAGTATGGCTCGGCTACCCATCCCGGCCGCACCCAACGCCTGGCAGCCATCAGCCGGGGTTGGCAGCAGTCGAACACCCAGATTGCGGCTAGCTCCAAAGTAGCGGCTCCATCGGCGGCTCCTGCTGTGCTGCGGCCGCAGACGACGGCGCCCGCTGTGGCTCGCAACGTGTCCAGCCGTCTTTCCATTGTGGGTAAGCTCACCTTCCGCGATGCGCCGGATGAACCGTTTTACCTCACCAACCACCTGAATGTAGTGCACGTGGAGCCCGGCACCCGCTCGGCCGAGGTAGTGGGCCATATCACCCGTTCCGACGACGAAGATTTCCCGCTGATTCTAGTCGATTCCAAGCAGCGCCGCCTATACATCGATACCTCTGGGGCAGTGTACAACCCCAACGGCCGCTTGGTAGCCATGCTCACCGACCCCTCGTAG
- a CDS encoding ATP-binding cassette domain-containing protein, with product MIDLHLTKPLQTAHGPGLLDVRLTVAPGELVAVYGASGAGKTTLLRLLSGLSRPASGHLRVGEETWYDQPRSIWLPPQRRSIGFVFQDYALFPNMTVRQNLEFALPDGSDKALVDELLELMDLGELARQRPQQLSGGQQQRVALARALARQPRLLLLDEPLAALDVPTRLRLQQALAAAHQRFQLTTLLVSHDYAEIARLATRAVELEGGRVVRDGTPAEVLPRAEVTPAFRLIGTVVAAERSATGQTLRVRVGEEVMSVEVTTATPYQPGDTLVLAGSVERG from the coding sequence GTGATTGACTTGCACCTCACCAAACCCCTGCAAACTGCGCATGGCCCAGGACTACTGGACGTGCGCCTGACAGTGGCGCCCGGCGAGCTGGTGGCGGTATACGGCGCCTCGGGCGCCGGCAAAACCACGCTGCTGCGCCTGCTGTCAGGCCTGAGCCGACCGGCCAGCGGCCACCTACGGGTAGGTGAGGAGACATGGTACGACCAGCCCCGCAGTATCTGGCTGCCACCCCAGCGCCGCAGCATCGGGTTTGTGTTTCAAGACTACGCGCTGTTTCCGAATATGACGGTGCGCCAGAACCTGGAGTTTGCCCTACCTGATGGGTCGGACAAAGCGCTAGTGGATGAATTGCTGGAGCTGATGGACCTGGGCGAGCTGGCCCGACAACGGCCGCAGCAGCTGTCAGGAGGGCAACAGCAGCGTGTGGCTCTGGCGCGGGCGCTGGCCCGGCAGCCCCGCTTGCTCCTACTCGATGAACCCCTGGCCGCTCTTGATGTGCCTACCCGCTTGCGCCTGCAACAGGCGCTGGCCGCGGCCCACCAGCGTTTCCAGCTCACTACCCTGCTCGTCAGCCACGACTACGCCGAAATTGCCCGCCTGGCTACTCGCGCCGTAGAGCTGGAGGGGGGTAGGGTGGTACGCGATGGTACGCCCGCGGAGGTGCTGCCCCGCGCTGAAGTAACACCTGCCTTCCGGCTGATCGGCACTGTAGTGGCTGCCGAGCGTTCTGCCACTGGCCAAACCTTGCGTGTGCGGGTAGGCGAGGAGGTAATGAGCGTAGAGGTAACTACCGCCACGCCCTACCAGCCGGGCGATACGCTGGTGCTGGCGGGCAGCGTGGAAAGAGGGTAA
- the tkt gene encoding transketolase, which translates to MPENQQSLDQLSVNTLRLLSVDMVQEANSGHPGLPLGAAPMTYVLWSRFLRFNPQDPEWPNRDRFILSAGHGSALLYSLLHLYGYDLPMSELKRFRQMGSKTPGHPESNLTAGVEVTTGPLGQGFANGLGMAMTEAFQAATYNKPGHTVVDHYTYVLVSDGDLMEGIASEAASLAGHLKLGKMIYLYDDNSISLDGPTSLAYTEDPMARFDAYGWHTQTVGDGNDLDAIEAAIREAQNETDRPSIIAVKTIIGFGSPLEGTNKSHGSPLGPDNVRKTKEFLGWNPDEKFFVPEEVKQHLLEPGQRGAQLQQEWNEQFAAYKKEFSNEAQAFETAFSHDLPQGWDAELPVFKPADGPLATRQASGKALVALKKSVPYLFGGSADLASSNDMSTKGEESFQPGRYEDSNIWFGVREHAMGGALNGMARHGGVRPYGGTFLNFSDYMRGSIRLTALAQSTATFVFTHDSIGLGEDGPTHQPVEQIIGLRTVPNLIVLRPADANETVESWRIALTQAETPVALILSRQKLPVLDQETMGSAREGVAKGAYILKDADNGQPELILIGTGSEVSLALEAQEKLTQEGVAVRVVSMPSWELFELEKPEYQHQVLPPTVRKRIAIEAGSPIGWHKYVTDEGTTISMNRFGESGPGEEVMAEFGFSVDNVVKQARELLKGNDVGIEKKEVLK; encoded by the coding sequence ATGCCCGAAAACCAACAATCCCTGGACCAGCTGAGCGTCAACACCCTACGTCTGTTATCCGTTGATATGGTGCAGGAGGCCAATTCCGGCCACCCCGGCTTGCCGCTGGGCGCTGCCCCGATGACCTACGTGCTGTGGTCGCGCTTCCTGCGCTTCAATCCCCAAGACCCGGAGTGGCCTAACCGCGACCGGTTTATTTTGTCGGCGGGACACGGCTCGGCGCTGCTCTACAGCCTGTTGCACCTCTACGGCTACGATTTGCCGATGTCGGAGCTGAAGCGCTTCCGGCAAATGGGCTCCAAAACGCCCGGCCACCCCGAGTCGAACCTGACGGCGGGCGTGGAGGTAACCACCGGCCCGCTGGGCCAGGGCTTTGCCAACGGTCTGGGCATGGCTATGACGGAAGCTTTCCAGGCTGCTACCTATAATAAGCCCGGCCACACCGTGGTAGACCACTACACCTACGTATTGGTGAGCGACGGCGACCTGATGGAAGGCATTGCTTCAGAGGCTGCCTCGCTGGCGGGTCACCTCAAGCTGGGCAAGATGATTTACCTGTACGACGACAACAGCATCTCACTCGATGGCCCTACTAGCCTCGCCTACACCGAAGACCCGATGGCCCGCTTCGATGCCTATGGCTGGCACACCCAGACAGTAGGCGACGGCAACGACCTAGACGCTATTGAAGCTGCCATCCGCGAAGCACAAAACGAAACGGACCGCCCATCGATTATTGCCGTGAAGACGATTATCGGCTTCGGCTCGCCATTGGAAGGCACCAACAAGTCGCACGGCTCGCCTCTCGGCCCCGATAACGTGCGCAAAACCAAGGAATTTCTAGGCTGGAATCCAGATGAGAAGTTCTTTGTGCCTGAGGAGGTGAAACAGCACCTGCTGGAGCCCGGCCAGCGCGGCGCCCAGTTGCAACAAGAATGGAACGAGCAATTTGCCGCATATAAGAAGGAATTTTCCAACGAAGCACAGGCATTCGAAACGGCTTTCAGCCACGACCTACCCCAGGGCTGGGACGCTGAACTGCCCGTGTTCAAGCCCGCCGATGGTCCTTTGGCTACCCGCCAGGCCTCGGGCAAAGCCCTCGTGGCTCTCAAGAAAAGCGTACCCTACCTGTTTGGTGGCTCTGCCGATTTGGCCTCGTCCAACGACATGTCGACCAAGGGGGAGGAAAGCTTCCAGCCGGGCCGCTACGAGGATAGCAATATCTGGTTTGGGGTGCGTGAGCACGCCATGGGCGGCGCCCTTAATGGCATGGCCCGCCACGGTGGCGTGCGACCCTACGGCGGCACCTTCCTGAACTTTTCGGACTATATGCGCGGCTCCATTCGCCTCACGGCGCTGGCCCAATCCACGGCCACGTTCGTGTTCACGCACGACAGCATTGGCCTAGGCGAAGACGGCCCTACCCACCAGCCGGTGGAGCAGATCATTGGCCTGCGCACGGTGCCCAACCTGATTGTGCTGCGCCCCGCCGACGCAAACGAAACCGTGGAATCGTGGCGCATTGCCCTCACCCAAGCCGAAACGCCGGTGGCGCTGATCTTGTCGCGCCAGAAGCTACCCGTGCTGGATCAAGAAACGATGGGCTCAGCTCGCGAAGGTGTGGCCAAAGGCGCCTACATCCTGAAAGACGCCGACAACGGCCAGCCGGAATTAATTCTGATTGGCACCGGCTCGGAAGTATCGCTAGCCTTGGAAGCCCAGGAAAAACTAACCCAGGAAGGTGTGGCCGTGCGCGTGGTAAGCATGCCCTCGTGGGAGCTGTTTGAGCTGGAGAAGCCCGAGTACCAGCATCAAGTCCTACCCCCCACTGTGCGCAAGCGCATTGCCATTGAGGCCGGCTCGCCCATTGGCTGGCACAAGTACGTGACCGACGAGGGCACTACCATCAGCATGAACCGCTTTGGCGAATCCGGCCCCGGCGAGGAAGTGATGGCCGAATTTGGCTTCAGCGTAGACAACGTAGTGAAACAAGCCCGCGAACTGCTGAAAGGCAATGACGTTGGCATTGAGAAGAAGGAAGTGCTGAAGTAA
- a CDS encoding PAS domain-containing protein gives MSTATSNPTFERLQTAVDAAGMGTWDFNPLTGSLVWSARCKEIFGFSADQDVTYEQFLDGVHPDDRAATQTAVTQALDPAGSGSYAIDYRTRWNEPDMPPRWAHATGRAFFNPERTQAQRFIGTIADITAQKDTHELARQREADLATMANSIAQLAWIADGEGNVTWYNQRWYDYTGTTLEQSKGQNWQQVHHPDYVQGVVERLQQAFAAGEAWEDTFPLRGQDGTYRWFLSRAVPLRNPLGDILRWFGTNTDVTQMRQLQEQLSQAYEDLEVKVAFRNLALEHEVQQLRAQLALLTPSTTSTEGNTLV, from the coding sequence ATGTCTACTGCTACTTCTAATCCTACCTTCGAGCGCCTGCAAACGGCTGTAGACGCTGCCGGCATGGGTACTTGGGATTTCAACCCGCTTACCGGCAGTCTGGTATGGTCGGCGCGCTGTAAGGAGATTTTTGGATTCTCAGCCGACCAAGACGTTACGTACGAGCAATTCCTGGATGGCGTGCACCCAGACGACCGTGCCGCCACGCAGACAGCCGTCACGCAGGCCCTGGACCCGGCCGGGTCGGGCTCTTATGCCATTGACTATCGTACGCGCTGGAACGAGCCAGACATGCCACCCCGCTGGGCCCACGCCACTGGGCGCGCGTTTTTCAACCCGGAACGGACGCAGGCACAGCGTTTCATCGGCACCATTGCCGATATAACAGCTCAGAAAGACACGCACGAGCTAGCGCGCCAGCGCGAGGCCGATTTGGCTACTATGGCGAACAGCATAGCGCAGCTCGCTTGGATTGCCGACGGGGAGGGCAACGTGACGTGGTACAACCAGCGGTGGTACGACTACACCGGCACTACCCTGGAGCAGTCTAAGGGTCAGAACTGGCAGCAAGTGCACCACCCCGATTATGTGCAAGGAGTGGTAGAACGGCTGCAACAGGCCTTTGCCGCCGGCGAGGCGTGGGAAGATACCTTCCCGCTGCGCGGGCAGGATGGCACGTACCGTTGGTTTCTCTCGCGGGCTGTGCCCCTGCGCAATCCACTGGGCGACATACTGCGCTGGTTTGGTACCAATACCGACGTAACCCAGATGCGTCAGTTGCAGGAGCAACTTTCGCAGGCCTATGAAGATCTGGAAGTGAAGGTGGCTTTCCGGAATTTAGCCCTGGAGCACGAAGTGCAGCAGCTACGGGCACAGCTGGCTCTGCTTACGCCATCTACAACTTCCACCGAAGGCAATACACTCGTGTAA
- the modB gene encoding molybdate ABC transporter permease subunit produces MSDFSQTLLLTAKLAALTTLLLLLLGVPLAYWLAYARFRGKALVEALVSLPLVLPPTVIGFYLLLAFSADSGVGRFLVHTLGLELNFTFGGILIGSLVYSLPFMVQPVQAALHNLPRSLSEAAYTLGKSRLTTLWRVLLPNIRPALLSAAVLTFAHTVGEFGVVLMIGGNIPGQTRVASIAIYDAAESLDYARANHYALVLVGLSFAGLLLLATFTKRSAGRLL; encoded by the coding sequence TTGTCCGACTTCTCCCAAACCTTACTGCTCACTGCCAAGCTGGCCGCCCTTACTACCCTGCTGCTGTTGCTGCTAGGCGTGCCGCTGGCGTACTGGTTAGCGTATGCGCGCTTTCGGGGAAAGGCGTTGGTGGAGGCGCTGGTGAGTTTGCCGCTGGTGTTGCCGCCCACGGTTATTGGGTTTTACCTGCTGCTGGCTTTTAGTGCCGATAGCGGGGTGGGACGCTTTCTGGTGCACACGTTGGGGCTGGAGCTGAACTTCACGTTTGGCGGCATTCTGATTGGGTCGCTGGTGTACAGCCTGCCCTTTATGGTGCAGCCGGTGCAGGCAGCTTTGCACAATTTACCCCGCTCGCTAAGCGAAGCGGCATACACGCTGGGCAAGTCGCGGCTGACGACCTTGTGGCGGGTGCTGCTGCCCAACATCCGGCCGGCCCTGCTCAGCGCCGCAGTGCTGACGTTTGCGCATACCGTGGGCGAGTTTGGAGTGGTGCTGATGATTGGCGGCAACATTCCGGGCCAAACGCGGGTTGCTTCCATCGCCATCTACGACGCCGCCGAAAGCCTCGATTACGCCCGCGCCAACCACTACGCGCTGGTGCTGGTGGGGCTGTCCTTTGCGGGGCTGCTGTTGCTGGCTACTTTCACCAAACGCTCTGCCGGCCGCCTGCTGTGA
- a CDS encoding YsnF/AvaK domain-containing protein, whose protein sequence is MTQTVIGMFDTAAQAQSAAQQLAAAGFSLDHVDVASRNDDDNATANRGRYRNTNHTEESTSDSVSDFFSNLFGGDDDDDTARRYAHAARESGSLVTVHAHSAENAHQAAEILDRCGAIDVNERAEQSGYKNQAATANTTNTNAVANTTEGEVSAKVIEENLQVGKRVEQTGGARLHSRIIERPVEASVRLREEHVHVDRKPVDRPATEADFEAFKEGDIEITESAERAVVGKEARVVEEVTLGKEVTEREETVHDTVRKTEVDVENLSDRSANDPRRQS, encoded by the coding sequence ATGACTCAGACCGTAATTGGAATGTTCGATACTGCCGCTCAGGCGCAATCTGCCGCTCAGCAACTTGCCGCCGCCGGCTTTAGCCTAGACCACGTGGATGTGGCCTCGCGCAATGATGACGACAACGCTACTGCCAACCGCGGCCGTTACCGCAATACCAACCATACTGAAGAAAGCACCAGCGACAGCGTCAGCGACTTTTTCAGCAACCTGTTCGGCGGTGATGACGATGACGACACTGCCCGTCGCTATGCTCATGCTGCCCGCGAAAGTGGCTCGCTGGTGACGGTGCACGCCCACTCGGCCGAAAACGCCCATCAAGCCGCCGAAATCCTGGACCGCTGCGGGGCCATCGACGTGAACGAGCGCGCCGAGCAATCGGGCTATAAGAACCAGGCGGCCACCGCCAATACAACCAATACCAATGCTGTTGCCAATACTACTGAAGGTGAAGTGTCGGCTAAGGTAATCGAGGAAAACTTGCAGGTAGGCAAGCGCGTGGAGCAAACTGGCGGTGCCCGTCTGCACAGCCGCATTATTGAGCGCCCGGTAGAAGCCAGCGTCCGTCTGCGGGAAGAACATGTGCACGTAGACCGCAAGCCCGTAGACCGCCCTGCTACCGAAGCCGATTTTGAGGCGTTTAAGGAGGGCGACATCGAAATAACGGAAAGCGCTGAGCGCGCCGTGGTGGGCAAAGAAGCCCGCGTGGTAGAAGAAGTGACGCTGGGTAAAGAAGTGACTGAGCGCGAAGAAACCGTGCATGATACCGTGCGCAAGACGGAAGTGGATGTGGAAAACCTGAGCGACCGTTCGGCCAACGACCCACGCCGCCAGAGCTAA
- the modA gene encoding molybdate ABC transporter substrate-binding protein produces the protein MPRFRFLLSIVLLLLGSAGAMPPSPVAPPPLTIAAASDLQYVMDSLLTIYRRQHPQQQVKVVYGSSGKFYQQLSHGAPFDIYFSADSNYPQKLHQEGLTARAPQRYATGRLVVWSKKFDPRTQGMNTLLNPAIRKIAVANPAHAPYGQKAQEALQHYNLYNQLKPRLVLGENISQTAQYATTGAAEAGLLALSLARSPQLRRQGHYYLIPANAHTPLEQAFVVMKRAAGNSAAASFTAFISSAPAKAALKRYGFE, from the coding sequence ATGCCCCGTTTCCGTTTCCTGCTTTCTATAGTGCTCTTGCTACTCGGTAGCGCAGGGGCGATGCCGCCTAGCCCGGTAGCCCCGCCGCCGCTCACCATTGCCGCCGCCTCCGATTTGCAATACGTGATGGATTCCCTGCTCACCATCTACCGTCGCCAGCACCCACAACAGCAAGTGAAAGTAGTGTATGGCTCCTCGGGTAAGTTTTACCAGCAGCTCAGCCACGGCGCGCCATTCGATATTTACTTTTCTGCCGACAGCAACTACCCTCAAAAACTGCATCAAGAGGGCCTTACGGCCCGCGCCCCCCAGCGCTATGCTACCGGCCGGCTGGTGGTGTGGAGCAAAAAGTTCGACCCACGCACGCAGGGCATGAACACCTTGTTGAACCCGGCTATTCGTAAAATTGCCGTGGCCAACCCCGCCCACGCGCCCTACGGCCAGAAAGCCCAAGAGGCCCTGCAACACTACAACCTCTACAACCAACTGAAACCGCGCCTAGTGTTGGGCGAGAACATCAGCCAAACGGCTCAGTATGCCACTACTGGCGCCGCCGAAGCGGGGCTACTGGCGTTGTCGTTGGCCCGCAGCCCACAGCTACGCCGGCAGGGGCACTACTATCTTATTCCCGCCAATGCGCACACGCCCTTGGAACAAGCCTTCGTGGTAATGAAGCGCGCCGCCGGCAATTCGGCGGCAGCTTCGTTCACGGCATTTATCAGCAGTGCTCCAGCTAAAGCGGCGCTGAAGCGGTATGGGTTTGAGTAG
- a CDS encoding YsnF/AvaK domain-containing protein has translation MPTDELANQPPHSSAKILVLEERAVIHRDVVESGRVRISKTVHEHQEEVDVILRHEEVQVQRVAVNEFVADGVAPPTPRYEGSTLIVPVVREIVMKRLLIVEELHILKQQVETHETETVTLRREEVHVERHPTTEADTPSTDQ, from the coding sequence ATGCCTACCGATGAGCTTGCCAATCAACCACCGCATTCTTCGGCCAAAATTCTGGTGCTAGAGGAGCGGGCAGTCATTCACCGCGACGTAGTGGAGAGTGGCCGGGTACGCATTTCTAAAACTGTGCACGAGCATCAGGAAGAAGTAGATGTGATACTGCGCCACGAGGAAGTGCAGGTACAGCGCGTGGCCGTCAATGAGTTTGTGGCCGATGGGGTGGCGCCGCCTACCCCGCGCTACGAAGGCAGCACCCTGATTGTGCCAGTGGTGCGCGAAATCGTGATGAAGCGCCTGCTGATTGTGGAAGAACTGCACATTCTAAAGCAGCAAGTGGAAACGCACGAAACAGAAACTGTGACACTTCGCCGTGAAGAAGTGCACGTAGAGCGCCACCCAACCACTGAAGCAGATACGCCTTCGACAGATCAATAA
- the mutM gene encoding DNA-formamidopyrimidine glycosylase, which yields MPELPEVETYRRFLDDLILHQSITAVEVRDAHVLTTDEDTLRRYLVGRQVTATRRLGKNCFLELDNDTVLALHFGMTGDVGAYRDDPDAPRFTRVALHLADGMRIAFVDPRKFGRIRLAGSVAEYQKLKKLGPDALDITWEQLQAALGKKKTLLKPALLDQRITAGLGNWIVDEVLFQAKINPERLCNTLTEKEFKALHAAIQLVLKTAIQHEATYRHFPASFLIHAREWDDSATPGTDKHRFCPRHPRTEIEKKYVGGRATYYCPKCQPVPVTVHEKPDASETS from the coding sequence GTGCCCGAACTACCCGAAGTCGAAACCTACCGCCGATTCCTCGACGACCTTATTCTACATCAATCCATTACAGCGGTAGAGGTGCGCGACGCCCACGTGCTCACCACCGACGAGGACACGCTGCGGCGCTACCTGGTGGGTAGGCAGGTGACGGCCACGCGCCGCTTGGGCAAAAACTGTTTCCTCGAACTCGACAATGACACTGTGCTGGCGCTGCACTTTGGCATGACTGGCGACGTGGGCGCCTATCGAGACGACCCCGACGCGCCGCGCTTCACCCGTGTAGCTCTGCACTTGGCCGACGGCATGCGCATCGCCTTCGTAGACCCGCGCAAGTTTGGTCGCATCCGCCTAGCTGGGAGTGTGGCCGAGTATCAGAAGCTGAAAAAGCTGGGTCCCGACGCCCTCGATATCACCTGGGAGCAACTGCAAGCGGCGCTCGGCAAGAAGAAAACCCTGCTAAAGCCCGCTCTACTCGACCAGCGCATCACTGCCGGCCTCGGCAACTGGATTGTAGATGAGGTGCTGTTTCAAGCCAAAATCAACCCCGAACGGCTGTGCAATACGCTTACCGAGAAGGAGTTTAAAGCCCTGCACGCTGCTATTCAACTTGTGCTGAAAACGGCCATTCAGCACGAAGCTACGTACCGCCATTTTCCGGCGTCGTTCCTGATTCACGCCCGCGAGTGGGACGACTCGGCCACGCCGGGTACCGACAAGCACCGGTTTTGTCCGCGCCACCCACGCACTGAAATCGAGAAGAAATACGTGGGCGGCCGGGCCACCTACTACTGCCCCAAGTGTCAGCCGGTGCCCGTTACGGTCCACGAAAAACCGGATGCCAGCGAAACTTCATAA